A single region of the Salipaludibacillus sp. LMS25 genome encodes:
- a CDS encoding PASTA domain-containing protein, with protein sequence MSDFLSKFNKKNYDDLIDEQDENEKKSDKPVDAPKKSEETASALESESIPEPLSTRSSRRDDAVEELEIDPDYQKKRRRMMWLIILGTIIAFALIAFIYYRAVHAEVEDFVGSPVSDARTWANKNDVTLELSEEYSMEHEANQIISQSISAGKNIRKGKDIQLVSSLGPDPEAVIPLPDFSEMDQMEAQNWIEENKAENLQLVEEYSDDVEEGEFLQLTFRESDIDASEYQRKDSAAVYYSRGKEVFEKNITIPDFTGKTREEVEQWAETNEIEMSYEEKDSNSVEAELIISQSESPEEKIAKRDKMEVVVSIGKATEVPNFGELTIDEATTSYPDLSVIVKQRFHADVSYGGLISQSVEAGTKLTEEDDMEITVTYSEGRPYMNDFRGQLEGDLPRLFYEEYQSKGADIDYIVKYVDAPEVKGTVVGMSKFNEFVPLTYTVEIEISNNASVAASPTEDFEAEDDFEEADTVDSDD encoded by the coding sequence ATGAGTGATTTTTTATCAAAATTCAATAAAAAAAACTACGATGATTTAATAGATGAGCAAGATGAAAACGAAAAAAAGAGTGATAAACCGGTAGACGCACCCAAAAAATCAGAAGAAACAGCGTCAGCCTTGGAAAGTGAATCTATCCCTGAACCTTTGTCTACCAGAAGTAGTCGGCGAGACGATGCAGTAGAAGAATTGGAGATCGATCCAGATTACCAAAAGAAAAGACGACGTATGATGTGGTTGATTATTTTGGGTACTATCATAGCTTTTGCGTTAATTGCTTTCATTTATTATCGAGCTGTTCATGCTGAAGTAGAAGATTTTGTAGGAAGCCCTGTTTCAGATGCACGCACTTGGGCTAACAAAAATGACGTAACTCTCGAATTATCAGAGGAATATAGTATGGAGCATGAAGCAAATCAAATTATTTCTCAAAGTATCTCTGCGGGAAAAAACATACGTAAGGGTAAAGATATTCAGTTAGTTAGTAGCTTAGGGCCTGATCCAGAGGCTGTAATTCCACTACCTGATTTTTCAGAGATGGATCAAATGGAAGCACAGAATTGGATTGAGGAAAATAAAGCAGAGAATCTTCAACTCGTTGAAGAGTACAGTGATGACGTAGAAGAAGGAGAGTTTCTTCAACTAACCTTCAGAGAGAGCGATATTGATGCATCAGAATACCAACGTAAAGACAGTGCGGCTGTCTACTATTCAAGAGGGAAAGAAGTCTTTGAAAAGAACATTACCATACCTGATTTTACTGGAAAAACGAGAGAAGAAGTGGAACAATGGGCAGAAACAAATGAAATCGAGATGTCTTATGAAGAAAAAGATTCTAACAGTGTAGAAGCGGAACTTATTATTAGTCAAAGTGAATCACCAGAAGAAAAGATCGCCAAAAGAGACAAAATGGAAGTTGTCGTCTCAATAGGGAAAGCGACGGAGGTGCCGAACTTTGGAGAGCTTACAATAGATGAAGCGACAACTAGTTATCCGGACTTGTCAGTGATAGTGAAACAGAGGTTTCATGCAGATGTGTCTTATGGGGGGCTTATTTCACAATCGGTTGAGGCAGGTACAAAGTTAACAGAAGAAGACGACATGGAGATTACGGTTACTTATTCAGAGGGGCGTCCGTATATGAATGATTTTCGTGGTCAGTTAGAAGGTGACCTGCCAAGGCTATTTTATGAAGAATACCAATCAAAAGGTGCAGATATTGATTATATTGTAAAGTATGTTGATGCACCAGAGGTAAAAGGAACGGTTGTGGGCATGAGTAAATTTAATGAATTTGTGCCATTGACTTATACTGTGGAAATTGAAATTAGTAATAATGCTTCAGTAGCAGCGAGTCCCACAGAAGACTTTGAGGCTGAAGATGATTTTGAAGAAGCGGACACTGTAGACTCTGATGATTGA
- a CDS encoding ABC transporter ATP-binding protein translates to MILEAKDLNYYYQDGESRRYILKDTSASFEKGKFYTILGQSGSGKTSFLALLSALDSPHSGTVLFNDQDIKQIGYEKYRRNNVGIIFQSYNLIPSLTAVENVLVPMSITENELPEDTKTVAYNLLDYIGIVKSKADRFVNQLSGGEQQRVAIARALATNVELILADEPTGNLDEEMEQEIIDIFKKLAHEHQKCVIVVTHSNEIALQSDQTFSLKKGVLTSNE, encoded by the coding sequence ATGATTTTAGAAGCGAAAGATTTAAATTATTACTATCAAGATGGTGAAAGTCGTCGTTATATCTTAAAAGATACATCTGCTTCTTTTGAGAAAGGGAAGTTTTATACGATTTTAGGACAGTCTGGTTCTGGAAAAACGTCATTTTTAGCATTGCTTAGCGCTTTAGATTCGCCACACAGTGGCACAGTTTTGTTTAATGACCAGGATATTAAACAAATTGGTTATGAAAAGTACCGTCGCAATAATGTCGGTATTATATTTCAAAGTTATAACTTGATCCCGTCTTTAACCGCAGTAGAAAATGTGTTGGTTCCCATGTCTATTACTGAAAACGAACTGCCAGAAGACACGAAGACAGTGGCATATAATTTGTTAGATTATATCGGTATTGTAAAAAGCAAAGCAGATCGTTTTGTCAATCAACTTTCTGGGGGAGAACAACAACGTGTTGCCATTGCCCGAGCCTTAGCGACAAATGTGGAGTTAATTCTTGCTGACGAACCGACAGGAAATCTTGATGAAGAAATGGAACAAGAAATTATTGATATCTTCAAAAAATTAGCTCATGAACATCAAAAATGCGTCATCGTAGTAACCCACTCCAATGAAATTGCTTTACAGTCTGATCAAACCTTTAGTCTTAAGAAAGGTGTATTGACGTCTAATGAGTGA
- a CDS encoding ABC transporter permease — MNFIKRGLLGITRKKGKSLILLAVIFILGNLISGAISIQQATDNVETTIKERLGTAATIEVDYEILKAMSDSEMMDLEISDIKINLIKQIGELSYVKYYDYSMSTHIGSESIESYQGEEMEEEEIIWEGPSMDFMLKGINFAPVIDFEEQKGKLVEGRVFTTDEVENGSAVAIISNKLAEKNNLQVGDTFTLNNEIYDYSESSGEDELIASRDVVLEIIGLFEPQSAKEDRDDTSDNGMIDFMDMDYQNTVYVPNEVVSSEERYYWEEHAKVDGILLEEEDLDYYQPIFFLNNQEDTEAFKEEVMPLLPELYTVVNASDQYESIAAPIESMSTISGYVLLVAVIATVLIIGLVVLLFLRDRKRELGIYLSLGERRSRVVGQILIEVMIIGLIGITLSLFSGNFLAQGVSDTMLKADHDQFQEDTLFFGDFETDLTTEDVMDSYQVKLDANYMIMFYVVGLLTILLSTVIPLTYIVRLNPKKIMM; from the coding sequence ATGAATTTTATTAAACGTGGACTATTAGGTATTACAAGAAAAAAAGGTAAGTCATTAATTTTATTAGCTGTTATTTTTATCTTAGGAAATCTTATATCAGGGGCCATTTCAATTCAACAAGCAACTGATAATGTTGAAACAACCATTAAAGAAAGGCTGGGAACGGCAGCAACGATTGAGGTTGATTATGAAATATTAAAAGCGATGAGCGATTCAGAGATGATGGATTTAGAGATTTCGGATATAAAAATTAATCTCATTAAACAAATTGGTGAGCTTTCATATGTGAAATATTATGACTATAGCATGTCTACACACATAGGTTCAGAGAGTATTGAAAGTTATCAAGGAGAGGAGATGGAAGAAGAGGAGATTATTTGGGAAGGTCCTAGCATGGATTTCATGTTGAAAGGGATTAACTTTGCCCCGGTAATTGATTTCGAAGAACAGAAAGGGAAGCTAGTTGAGGGGCGCGTTTTTACAACAGATGAGGTGGAAAATGGGTCTGCTGTTGCGATTATTTCAAATAAATTAGCAGAAAAAAATAATCTCCAGGTAGGAGACACTTTTACGTTAAACAATGAAATTTATGACTACTCAGAATCTAGCGGTGAAGATGAGTTAATTGCTTCTCGTGATGTTGTCTTAGAAATAATAGGGTTATTCGAACCTCAATCAGCCAAAGAAGATAGAGATGATACATCAGATAACGGCATGATCGATTTTATGGACATGGACTATCAGAATACCGTGTATGTACCTAACGAAGTTGTCTCTAGTGAAGAAAGGTATTATTGGGAAGAGCATGCGAAAGTGGATGGTATCTTACTGGAGGAAGAAGATTTAGACTATTATCAACCGATCTTTTTCTTAAACAACCAAGAAGATACTGAAGCGTTTAAGGAAGAAGTCATGCCATTATTGCCAGAATTATATACAGTGGTGAATGCTAGTGACCAATATGAAAGTATTGCAGCACCAATTGAATCCATGTCTACCATATCAGGTTACGTTCTCCTTGTGGCTGTTATTGCAACGGTGCTGATCATTGGTTTAGTCGTCTTGCTGTTCTTGCGTGATCGCAAACGGGAGTTAGGCATTTATTTATCGTTAGGGGAGCGGCGAAGCCGTGTTGTAGGGCAAATTCTAATTGAAGTCATGATTATTGGACTTATCGGTATTACCTTATCCTTGTTCAGTGGTAACTTTTTGGCTCAAGGCGTATCTGATACGATGCTTAAGGCGGATCACGATCAATTTCAAGAAGATACACTATTTTTTGGTGACTTCGAAACGGATCTAACAACAGAAGATGTCATGGACTCTTATCAAGTCAAACTAGATGCCAATTATATGATCATGTTTTATGTTGTTGGTTTATTGACGATTCTTCTATCAACTGTTATACCGTTAACGTATATCGTGCGATTAAATCCGAAGAAAATAATGATGTAA
- a CDS encoding MauE/DoxX family redox-associated membrane protein: MIILSIMIDLTLAFVFLLAFVAKIEGWTDLKLHIRSYRIVPDRFLPLAAFSLLNIELIFSFWFISGAYPVVKELSMMIVLVVFSLFLVYKERLGGNAHCACFGKVEVLNRNPYLRNGTFLIMLVISIFLPARSFSVMESISCFAALSFMVWITHVISQRKIVRSKGQVVQLFNKLQSDTTEEDVKVSSMEHALFLHYKSPEFEKIDDLLSSKSYPSLLVFFQAPPWLVLAKNKVWDVGILEHSDGKAPVALIEHPHILTWKQDGSPQHVLETISYMEWITSKGENAHD, translated from the coding sequence ATGATCATCCTTTCGATTATGATTGATTTAACGTTAGCTTTTGTTTTTTTGCTCGCGTTTGTAGCAAAAATTGAGGGATGGACAGATCTTAAACTACACATTCGATCGTATCGCATCGTTCCTGACCGCTTTCTACCTTTAGCTGCCTTTTCTCTTTTAAATATAGAGTTGATTTTCTCTTTTTGGTTTATCAGTGGTGCCTATCCTGTTGTTAAAGAACTGAGCATGATGATCGTGCTCGTTGTATTTTCGTTATTCCTTGTATATAAAGAACGTTTAGGTGGAAACGCTCATTGTGCATGCTTTGGGAAGGTCGAGGTATTAAATCGTAATCCTTATCTCCGAAACGGAACTTTCCTCATCATGTTAGTCATCAGCATCTTTCTTCCTGCTCGTTCTTTTTCAGTCATGGAAAGTATTAGTTGCTTTGCAGCGTTATCGTTCATGGTTTGGATAACGCATGTCATAAGCCAGAGAAAAATAGTACGGTCAAAGGGGCAAGTTGTACAATTATTTAACAAATTGCAAAGCGATACCACGGAAGAAGACGTAAAGGTGTCATCCATGGAGCATGCGCTGTTTTTACATTACAAATCGCCAGAGTTTGAAAAAATAGATGACTTATTGTCTTCAAAATCTTATCCGTCATTGCTTGTATTTTTTCAAGCCCCCCCATGGTTAGTTTTAGCGAAGAATAAAGTGTGGGATGTTGGTATATTAGAACATTCAGATGGCAAAGCTCCTGTCGCTTTAATTGAACATCCTCATATTCTTACATGGAAACAAGATGGTTCACCGCAACATGTACTTGAAACGATTTCTTATATGGAATGGATTACTTCAAAGGGGGAGAATGCACATGACTAG
- a CDS encoding ABC transporter ATP-binding protein yields MKSSKQLIQITLKNSLLLLIGMLLIVCVIPALSTYNVVLVGKIVDTLATIETIQSILFLLFLTLIVNVSLNVLEHLKDYLENILSMKSQKNLEKHLLDKLHFNSITPLERPLYRNDAFFLKNSFAAISQVVSHTFGIVQQCIMFVMYGFILFAYHWSLLPIVVLFSLPTIVYQYRLVRRREKHELSLVELDRESEMLYDMSTGPEAQKDMLVYSMKSFMANKWFDKSMKALQSKIRFYRKATIGETLTSSFVPLGFFLIQLVLVYLLIHHAITIGDYVAVTVAIGVIEGALLSSSIYLAGFQEFKVIKKRFNTFLSNYNPKDDIRKEEQKPRLHEQLTSIWAKKLSFHYPDFPNHIVLKKINLGIKLGENLVIVGENGSGKSTLGKALLGLHSVGEDMLYFNHKDVSTINKNSVFKNMSVVNQDFLQYPFNVYENIAVSSIDDDEKRKIEAFIAKFPYLIADDLHGQCETVLGNEFYGSKQLSGGQWQRIAIARALYHERPFLLLDEATSALDPEIEARLLEDIFAYRNGLTTILVTHRLGVAPLADRIIVLDNGRIIEDGSHEQLLKREGKYCDMVHSQIDWVKEGDEQSDNQFSGII; encoded by the coding sequence ATGAAGAGTTCAAAGCAACTTATTCAAATTACATTGAAAAATTCTCTGTTATTATTAATAGGGATGCTCTTGATCGTGTGTGTGATCCCCGCATTATCTACGTATAACGTTGTACTAGTAGGAAAAATAGTGGATACATTAGCAACAATAGAGACGATACAAAGTATATTATTTTTATTATTCCTCACGCTCATTGTGAATGTTTCGTTAAATGTATTAGAACATTTAAAAGATTACTTGGAAAATATTCTTTCAATGAAGAGTCAAAAAAATCTTGAAAAACACCTTTTAGATAAACTACACTTCAATTCAATTACACCGTTAGAACGACCCTTATACCGAAATGATGCTTTCTTTTTGAAAAATAGTTTTGCTGCCATAAGCCAAGTTGTTAGCCATACATTCGGTATTGTCCAGCAATGTATCATGTTTGTTATGTATGGCTTTATTTTGTTTGCTTATCATTGGTCTCTGCTTCCGATTGTTGTCTTGTTTTCACTTCCTACAATTGTGTATCAGTATAGGCTCGTACGGAGAAGAGAAAAACATGAGTTGTCATTAGTTGAGCTAGATAGAGAATCTGAAATGCTGTATGACATGTCTACCGGACCAGAGGCCCAAAAAGACATGCTCGTCTATTCGATGAAATCATTTATGGCTAATAAATGGTTCGATAAGTCTATGAAGGCGTTACAAAGTAAAATACGATTTTATCGCAAAGCAACTATAGGAGAAACATTGACTAGTTCTTTCGTTCCGCTTGGTTTTTTTTTGATACAACTAGTATTGGTCTATCTACTCATTCATCACGCAATTACGATTGGTGATTATGTAGCCGTTACGGTTGCCATAGGTGTCATTGAAGGCGCTTTGTTATCTAGTTCCATCTATTTAGCTGGATTTCAAGAATTTAAGGTGATTAAAAAGAGATTTAACACGTTTTTGTCCAATTACAATCCAAAGGACGATATAAGGAAAGAGGAGCAGAAGCCTAGATTACATGAACAACTCACTTCCATATGGGCGAAGAAGCTATCCTTTCACTACCCCGATTTCCCAAATCACATTGTACTAAAAAAAATAAATCTCGGGATAAAGCTAGGAGAAAACCTAGTGATTGTAGGTGAAAACGGTTCAGGAAAATCTACGTTAGGAAAAGCTTTATTAGGTTTGCATAGCGTTGGAGAAGATATGCTCTATTTTAATCATAAAGATGTGAGTACCATTAATAAAAATTCTGTTTTTAAAAATATGTCAGTTGTGAACCAAGATTTCTTACAGTACCCTTTCAATGTTTACGAGAATATTGCAGTGTCTTCAATTGATGATGATGAAAAAAGAAAGATAGAAGCCTTTATCGCAAAGTTTCCATATTTAATAGCAGATGATCTACATGGACAATGCGAAACTGTGTTAGGGAATGAATTTTATGGCTCAAAGCAGTTATCAGGCGGTCAGTGGCAAAGAATTGCAATCGCAAGAGCTCTTTATCATGAACGACCGTTTTTGTTACTAGATGAAGCGACATCTGCTTTAGATCCAGAAATCGAAGCTAGACTTCTTGAGGATATTTTTGCATACAGGAATGGCTTAACGACCATCTTAGTCACTCACCGATTAGGGGTAGCTCCTCTAGCTGATCGTATTATTGTGCTAGACAATGGGAGAATTATTGAGGATGGTAGTCATGAACAATTACTGAAGCGAGAAGGGAAATATTGCGATATGGTTCATTCGCAAATAGATTGGGTGAAAGAGGGTGACGAACAAAGTGACAATCAATTTTCGGGAATTATTTAA
- a CDS encoding response regulator transcription factor has protein sequence MKILVYSRHSLTSSFLTSQFSDERYSTIFVRDVEQVECLSDLGISFMIIYIPQLVETNLNDIETLCSLIQSPVFLITDASIDPDLTERAKKTGVDTIYRNPIPQIFHKFKEYSSSELEEQEVVEIGSGISFNMNKRVIIREGIEIDLTRKENDILLYFLKHKNKVIDREELLEEFWGNIGSDTNVYVHVKKIREKLERDPVHPQYLVTKKGGGYIFNGNH, from the coding sequence ATGAAAATCTTAGTTTATTCAAGACATTCTTTAACATCATCTTTTTTAACAAGTCAGTTTTCAGATGAAAGGTACAGTACAATTTTTGTGCGAGATGTTGAGCAAGTTGAATGTTTGAGTGACTTAGGTATCTCTTTTATGATCATTTACATCCCCCAGTTGGTGGAGACAAATTTGAATGATATTGAAACACTCTGTTCCCTCATTCAAAGTCCTGTATTTTTAATCACAGATGCTTCAATTGATCCAGACCTAACAGAAAGAGCGAAGAAGACAGGTGTAGACACGATTTATAGAAATCCAATTCCACAAATATTCCATAAGTTTAAAGAATATTCATCCTCTGAACTAGAGGAGCAAGAAGTTGTGGAAATCGGCTCAGGAATTTCTTTCAATATGAATAAACGAGTCATAATTAGAGAAGGGATAGAAATAGATTTAACTCGTAAGGAGAATGATATTCTTCTCTATTTTCTCAAGCATAAAAACAAAGTGATTGATAGAGAAGAACTGTTAGAAGAGTTTTGGGGTAATATTGGATCAGATACGAACGTATATGTACATGTGAAAAAGATAAGAGAGAAGTTAGAACGAGACCCAGTACATCCACAATATTTAGTGACGAAAAAAGGAGGGGGATATATTTTCAATGGAAATCATTGA